Proteins encoded in a region of the Globicephala melas chromosome 1, mGloMel1.2, whole genome shotgun sequence genome:
- the SMPDL3B gene encoding acid sphingomyelinase-like phosphodiesterase 3b, with protein MAPMRRAPRMRLPELLIFLAHWGVTKAGQGKFWHVSDLHLDPDYKVSEDPLQVCPSAGSQPVPNAGPWGNYLCDSPWILINSSIYTMKEIEPQPDFILWTGDDTPHVPNENLGEEAVLQIVENLTKLIREAFPDTIVYAALGNHDFHPKNQFPAGSNNIYNRVAELWRPWLSYESFALFKEGAFYSEKLPAPSAAGRIVVLNTNLYYSNNEQTAGMADPGQQFQWLDDVLTNASRAGEMVYIIGHVPPGFFEKTRNKAWFREGPNQQYLKVVRKHHRVIAGQFFGHHHTDSFRMFYDDAGVPISVMFLTPGVTPWKTTLPGVANGANNPAIRLFEYDRDTLSLQDMETYFLNLSQANALGAPRWKLEYRVTRAYGVPDAGARSMHAALGRIASDQDALQRYYVYNSVSYDTLACDEACQTEHVCALREVAFDGYAACLRAPGVAPAPRLALLLLALLGLRTLLVP; from the exons GGAAGTTCTGGCACGTCTCTGACCTGCACCTTGACCCGGACTACAAGGTGTCTGAAGACCCCCTCCAGGTGTGCCCATCCGCTGGCTCCCAGCCGGTGCCCAATGCGGGCCCCTGGGGCAACTACCTCTGCGATTCTCCCTGGATCCTCATCAACTCCTCTATCTACACCATGAAGGAGATCGAGCCACAGCCAGATTTCATCCTCTGGACTGG CGATGACACGCCCCACGTGCCCAACGAGAACCTGGGAGAGGAGGCCGTGCTGCAAATTGTGGAGAACCTGACCAAGCTCATCAGAGAGGCCTTTCCAG aTACTATAGTCTATGCAGCTTTGGGAAATCATGACTTTCACCCCAAAAACCAGTTCCCGGCTGGAAGCAACAATATCTACAATCGGGTAGCAGAGCTGTGGCGACCCTGGCTCAGTTACGAATCCTTCGCTCTCTTCAAAGAAG GTGCCTTCTATTCTGAGAAACTGCCGGCGCCAAGTGCGGCTGGGCGAATCGTGGTCCTCAACACCAATCTGTACTATAGCAACAACGAGCAGACGGCCGGCATGGCCGACCCTGGCCAGCAGTTCCAGTGGCTGGACGATGTGCTGACCAATGCGTCCCGAGCTGGGGAAATG GTGTACATTATCGGCCATGTGCCCCctgggttctttgagaagacgcGGAACAAAGCGTGGTTCCGGGAGGGCCCCAACCAGCAGTACCTTAAAGTGGTCCGGAAGCATCATCGAGTCATTGCAGGGCAGTTCTTCGGGCACCACCACACCGACAGCTTTCGGATGTTCTATGATGATGCAG GTGTCCCCATCAGTGTCATGTTCCTTACACCTGGGGTCACCCCATGGAAAACCACGTTACCTGGAGTGGCCAACGGAGCCAACAATCCAGCCATCCGGCTGTTTGAATACGACCGAGACACACTGAGCCTGCAG GACATGGAGACCTACTTCTTGAACCTGAGCCAGGCGAACGCGCTGGGGGCACCGCGCTGGAAGCTCGAGTACCGGGTGACCAGGGCCTACGGCGTGCCCGACGCAGGCGCCCGCTCTATGCACGCGGCGCTGGGCCGCATCGCCAGCGACCAGGACGCGCTGCAGCGCTACTACGTCTACAACTCGGTCAGTTACGACACGCTGGCCTGCGACGAGGCCTGCCAAACTGAGCACGTGTGCGCGCTGCGCGAAGTGGCCTTCGACGGGTATGCCGCCTGCCTGCGCGCCCCCGGCGTCGCGCCCGCGCCCCGCCTCGCACTCCTGCTGTTGgcgctgctgggcctgcgcacgCTGCTTGTGCCGTGA